The Candidatus Dependentiae bacterium genome segment ACCCGTTCGCCACTTTACTCATCCCGAAGGACTTTCGCGTTCGACTTGCATGTGTTAAGCACGCCGCCAGCGTTCATTCTGAGCCAGAATCAAACTCTCCATATCAAAATTTAACAGAGATCCTCATCAATTCAGGTAACTTTTTATCGTTACCTCTGCATATTTCAAAGACGATAATTTTTTTCGCCGCCCCCACTTTTCCAATTTCTAAGGGCTTATGAGCCAATTCGGCATGCCTTGCAATCTTCAAGTAGTAGGTAGTATACAAACACTTAAATCAAAGTGCAAGACAGATTTTATAACTTTTTTAAAAAGAATTAAGGCAAGTGGTCAGCAAGCCTTTTTAGGCTATAGAAAATATGTCAACTTGAAGTATGACAATCTCCTTTACAGCGGGCTTTTCGTCATCAATCTTGACACGATTAAGCATTACATGCATAAATCATATGGCATACATAAAAAACATACTTTGTTAAAAAAAAGGAGAACTTGTAATGAAAAAAATTGTGCTTTTAAGCTTGCTTCTTATTGCTATTTTAAGCAGCTCACTTCAAAGCATGCAGAGCTGCCAACTATGCGCTTTAATGACTGAATACAAAAACACACATCAAACACTATATAATTCTATTACATGCCTTTTTTGCAATCAAGAAATTGATAATGATGGAATATCGTATGAATTATTAACTTCGCAAGATTACACATTTCGAATTCATGATGCTCAAGAGCTTAACTGCGTAGCACTTATGAAAAATTCTTTTACCCAAAACTCAACTCATCTCTGTGATTCGTGCACTAAAAATCTATCCCTCTTAGAAAGAGACGATAATGAGCACGTAAGTAAGTGCCACTTAAAATGTGTTTCTTGTTGCGTTGCATGGCTTCCCTGTTTTCTCTGTTATTTCTGGGATGAATGCAGCTGTAAGGAGTGCCCCTTTTTCTATGGCGATGCATGGAAAGAAGCTTGCTGCTGCAAAAAATAATTGTTCTTTTTTCTTACTATTTAATCATAAGGTTTTAAGCAATGAACATACTTTCTTTATGCATAATAATAAGCCTATTGCTGAGCTCTGAAAAAACAGTTCTTGGCAACCAACAAAGCTCAAATAAAAAACATGATAAAATTGATCTTACCACCATTCGGTTGGGAGAACTTGAAGATGGATTCTGCATTCCTTGTCATGGTGGCATTAAACCACTTTCTCCTGATGAAGAAAATGATCTTTTAAAACAAATTAAAGGATGGAATATTCATCGTAACGATTCAAAACCACACAGCATTGTTCGCGAATACAACTTTGCCAGTTTTTCTGAAACAATTAAATTTCTGAACCAAGTAGCAGTGGTTTCTGAACGCGAAAAGCACCACCCCGATATCTATCTGTCCTACACACGCTTGCGCCTAGAGCTGCATACTCATGCAATTAAAGGGCTTTCACTCAATGACTACGTCTTAGCTGCAAAAATCAATAAACTTAAGCCTGTGCTCGGACAGCAACGGGTTGAACGCCCTTCAACAAATATAAGGTCTCACCGGATTAAGCAAAGCCAAATTCAAGAAAACCTTGCCCAATTGATGAAATGGAAAGTCAAAAAGACAACGCACCCTCAACTTACGCGAGAAACATCATGGAAAAATTTTGCTCAGGCTATGGAGTTTGCAAATCTCTTGGCTCATTACATAGATGAAGTGAAGTACTACCCAGAGATCTATATTTTTTACAATAAAGTAAATCTTGAACTCTATGAACACCCAAAGTCGAGCAGCCTTGAAGGACCAGATTTTATTGTTGCTCGATCAATAAATCTGATTATTGATCGAGTTTGGCAAAAGTTTCATACACGTGCATCAGAGCCACAGTACAAAGGGCTCCTCTCTCAATAATGATTATGACCTCTATTCAATGACTTATAAGCCCAGCTGTTTTAATAGCTGGGCCTTTTTGACAAATAATATTTAGGCTAGAAGCCACAATGAAATGAAACTGAAACATCTACTTGTAAGACTCAATCGCTTTTTCAAGGTTCTCTATTTTATCTTCAAGGAGTTGGACGTCCGGTTTGCGCTTTAGTCGCTCGTTGATAGGCATTTTTAACAACTTAGATTCAAGCTTCGAAATGTTCTCTTTGATCAAATCAACAGGCAAATGATTATCATTTAAACTCTTTTCAATTTTACCAAGGTTGCCATATATTCTTACAAGAAGATCATGCTTATCATTCTTCATAAGCTCTTTAAAATCATCGGTTAATTCGTTGTAATAATTCCCTATTTGATAGACTTCAACCTGCATCCGCATTTTTTCTTTATCCGCCCCATTGAACTGATCGATGATAGCCTGACATTTTTCTGAAAAAATGGAAAATTCAGCGTTGCTAGCAGATTTTTTACGAAGATCTTGAAAACGTTCATAGGCAGACAAACCATTTCCGTCGTTAGATTGTTTCTTAATCTCGCTAAGAATGTTGATATTGAAAATGGCATCAATACAAGGGAAAAATACTGCTTTAGATGGATTGGAGATACTCAGACTCCTTAATTTACCGTCAATAAATTTGATCCTCTGGCGAATAATTTTTTTTTCACGCTTTGATAAAGAAGCATCTAAACCTATTTGTATTTTGATTTTCTCGAGATTTTTTTCTTTTTTCTGAGCAAGTGCGACAAGTTCGCGCCGGACACTTGCGGCCTGAGCATACTGACCATTTCCCATTGCATCCTTCATCTCCCACTCTTTGGCTTCAAGAGTGCTTAAAACCCTCTGCAAAGATCCCCATTGCGCCAGAATATTAAGCGTCGGCACAGAAGCAATCGCATAAAGCCTGCGAAGCATCTGCAATGATGAAAGAGCATCATTTTTCATTTGAGACTGTTCACCAAACTTTATTGAGTCAAGAGCCAAAACAGTTGGCTTCTCATTATTATCTATACGAGCAGCAATCCAATGCCCCATGCTCACGTCCTCTTGGGTTGGTCCTAGAATAATAATCTGCGACTCATTTTTATCTCGGAATGAATAAATGCTTGTGATAATTTCCTCTGAAAACCATTCACCATTGAGCTGTGCTCGGACATCTTCAAAAATAGTTAAATTGGGCAATTGCTCTGTATGATTAATCCCAATATTTTTAAAAAGCTGGTTCAATTGATCATCTGACCGATTTTTTATTTGAGCAAATAGATCGAGTATTTCTTCGGCAAAGACCGTTTCACCGGGCCTTCCAATAATTTGTTTTAACCGGTTAACAAGAGCAAGAATGTCTTCTTTTTTATAGTTTTCCATAAGATCGAGCGCAATTTTTTGATTACCATCTTGAATACCCAAAACAATGCTGTGCACAAGCGCATAGTAACCACAATCAACCTGATTAGCTTGGCTCACACCAAGACGATACTCACACCCATCAATTGCGACACAAAGCGAAAAACTTGAAACAAAAACAAACAGAAGAAACTGGACAATTATTTTCATATTACTCTCTTTCCGATTAAAAAAAGATCATCCTATTACCAAACTACAATAATTAAAATCAAATTGAAATAAAAAATTAAAAAAGTAATGGGAAGCTTGATTATTTGAGTAAAGAGCTAATCAATTGAAAAAATAGTACTTCAAAAAATACATAAATAATTTTTTAGGCCAATCGGCTCAACCCCGTCTGGGCCTTTTCTATGGTTGGACCTCTAAAAACTTATTCAATTTATTGACTATCTGAATATACAAAATGTATGCTAAGTATAAGGCAAAAGTGCCTGTAACTATGAAAATAATCCCAGAATAAAAAAAGGAGAATCATGGGAAAGAGCATAAAATTCAATAAGGATCTTGCTGAACACAATACCGGACCGCATAAGCCCGAACACTTAAACAAGAAATCAAAGAAGTTGTCAAAAATTGACCTTAAGCCAAAATCGGAGTTGAAAGCACACTTTTCTCAACGCCAATGGCCACTCGTTGATGAAGGACATAAAGGAAGAAAGATTTAAGCGTCAAACAATCATAATTGCTTTGATCCGCTCAAATCCTTCGATACACCTCGCAATACTTGGCACAG includes the following:
- a CDS encoding 4a-hydroxytetrahydrobiopterin dehydratase, giving the protein MNILSLCIIISLLLSSEKTVLGNQQSSNKKHDKIDLTTIRLGELEDGFCIPCHGGIKPLSPDEENDLLKQIKGWNIHRNDSKPHSIVREYNFASFSETIKFLNQVAVVSEREKHHPDIYLSYTRLRLELHTHAIKGLSLNDYVLAAKINKLKPVLGQQRVERPSTNIRSHRIKQSQIQENLAQLMKWKVKKTTHPQLTRETSWKNFAQAMEFANLLAHYIDEVKYYPEIYIFYNKVNLELYEHPKSSSLEGPDFIVARSINLIIDRVWQKFHTRASEPQYKGLLSQ